The stretch of DNA GAGGCGCTCGGTGACGACCCGCTGCAGATCGCGGCCAACTTCGGGCTCGGCCAGGCCCACCACGTGCTCGGCGACCATCAGACGGCGCAGCGCCATCTCCGCCGCGCGGTGGCCGCGGTGGACGGGCCGCTCCGCCGGGAGCGCTGGGGCATGGCCGGGCTCGTGTCAGTCGCGGCGCGCATGTGGCTGGCCGCGTCGCTCGCCGACGTGGGCGAGTTCGACGAGGCCATCGCGTGCGCCCGCGACGCGCTCGCGATCGCGCAGGACGCGGATCATCCGTGGAGCACCGCGGGCAGCCAGATGACCCTCGGCGTCGTCCTGTTGACGCGCGGCTATCTGGACGAGGCGGCGCCGATGCTCGAGCGCGGCATCGCGTTCGCGCGCGAGATGGATCTGACCGCGTGGCTCCCGATGCTGCTGTGCGCGCGCGGGATCGTGCAGTGCCGGCAGGAGCCGGGCGGCGGCGGCCTGGCGATGATCGAGGAGGGAGTGCAACGCGGCACTGCGCTGAACATCCTGAGCCGTCAAGCGCAGCGCCTCACGTGGATGGCCGAGGCCTACCGGCTGGCCGGACGCGCCGACGAGGCGGTGGCCGCGGCAACCGATGCGTACCGGCTGGCCAGCGAGCAGGGAGAGCGCGGGTCCGCGGCCGGCGCCCTGCGAATGCTCGCCGCGGCGACCGCTGACGCGAAGAGCTACGAGGCTGCGCTCGACGCCGCCCGGGCGCTCGGCCTGCGCCCGGTCGAGGCGCTGTGCCACCTCGGGCGGGCCATCCTCGCGGAGAGCGCCCGTGACGCGGTGCCGGCCCGGGAGCACGCCGCTCGCGCGCTCGAGATGCTGCGCGCGATGGACATGCGGTACTGGCTGCCTCGCGCGGAGTCACTGGCGGTGACGGCCGCCGACCGCGCTCAGTCCGGCTCGCGAGCCAGCCGGAACCCGTAGTCGGAGTAGCGCAGCGCCGGCGGCAGTGACGAGCGATGCGCCACCGGGCTCCACGGGTCCTGGTGCCGCCAGGCGCCGCCGCGCGAGACCCGACGCGTGCCGGTCTCGGGGCCGCGTGGATTGTGGGTGGGGGAGCGCGCGTAGTAGGTCTCGTCCTCCCAGTCCAGACACCACTCGTGACACACGCCCGAAAGGGCCACCAGGCCGAGCGGGTTGGCCGGCGTGTCGACGGGGCGCGGTGGCCGGTCGAAGCGCGCCGCGGGCGGTCGCTCGTCGCCCCAGGGGAAGCGCGCGTCGTCGCGCCCGCCGCGCGCGGCCATCTCCCACTCCGCCTCGCTCGGCAGCCGGTAGTGGCGGCCGTCGCGACGCGAGAGCCACTCGCCAAAGCGGGTGGCCTCGAGCCAGCTCACGCCGACCACCGGCTGTTCCGGATCGCGCAAGCGCGCGTCTGTCCACCACGCGGGCGGCATGGCCTGACCGGCGTCGACCGCCGCCGCGTACTCGCGATTGGTCACCGGCGACCGCGCGATCGCGAAGGCATCGACCCACACGCGGTGTCGCGGGCGCTCACCCGGGTGTCCCGCGTCCCACCCCATCCAGAACCAGCCCGCGGCGATCTCCACGAACTCCACGCGGTCGAGTATAATCGGCGCCACCATGGACTTTGCGGAGCGGATGTCACGTCTGGGCACGGAATCGGCGTTCGAGGTGCTGGCGCGGGCGAAGGCCCTCGAGCGGCAGGGCAAGGAGATCATCCACCTCGAGATCGGCGAGCCGGACTTCGACACGCCGAAGCACATCCGCGAGGCGGCCAAGCGGGCGCTGGACAGCGGCGCGACCCACTATGGCCCCGCCGCCGGCCTGCCGGAGCTGCGCGAGGCCATCGTGAAGGACGTGGAGGGCACGCGCAGCATCCCGATCACTGCCGATGAGATCGTGGTGACGCCCGGCGCGAAGCCCATCATGTACTTCGTCATCACCGCGCTCATCAACCCGGGCGACGAGGTGGTGCATCCCAATCCCGGCTTTCCCATCTACGAATCGGTGATCAACTTCGTGGGCGGCAAGCCGGTGCCGATCCCCCTGCGCGAGGAGAGTGGCTTCGGCTTCGACCTCGACGTGCTGGAGAAGAGCGTCTCCCGCAAGACGAAGCTGATCGTCATCAACTCGCCGCAGAACCCGACCGGCGGCGTGCTGGAGCCCGATCAGCTCGGGCGCATCGCGGAGATCGCCAAGACCTACCGCATCCCTGTGCTGTCCGACGAGATCTACAAGGCCTTCCGCTACGAGGGCGAGTTCGCGTCGATCACCCGCTTTCCGGGCATGAAGGACCTGGTCATCATCCTCGACGGGTTCTCCAAGGCGTACGCCATGACCGGCTGGCGCCTCGGCTACGGGGTGATGCCGGTGGCCCTGGCCGAGCACGTGACCCGGCTCATGGTGAACTCCAACTCGTGCACCGCCTCGTTCACCCAGCACGCGGGCATCGCGGCGCTGCAGGGGGATCAGACGCCGGTGACCGAGATGGTGGCCGAGTTCAAGCGCCGCCGCGACGTGCTGGTGGCCGGCCTCAATCGGCTACCCGGCGTGTCGTGCCGGTTGCCGCGGGGGGCCTTCTACGTGTTCCCCAACGTGAAGGCGCTGAAGCGTCCTTCCGCCGAGATCGCGGAAATTCTGCTGAAGGAGGCCGGCGTCGCGGTGCTGGGCGGCTCCGCGTTCGGGCAATACGGCGAGGGGTACCTCCGGCTGTCGTACGCCAGCGCCGAGGCCAACCTCCGCAAGGCCCTCGAGCGCATGGAGCCGGTCTTCACGCGTCTCGCGGGAGGCTAGCCGCGCGACGGCCCGGCGCGAGCCGCGCCCAGGACCCCGGATGCCGACCGTCGCCGCTCTCCTGGTGGACGGGCTCGTGCGGGCCCAGGTGCCCCGGATCTTCGGGGTGCCGGGTGGCGGGTCCAATCTGGAAGTCCTCGAGGCCGCCCGGGCGCGTGGGCTGCCCTTCGTGCTCTGCCATCAGGAGTGGGCCGCCTGCATCATGGCCGCGGTGACCGGCGACCTGACCGGCCGGCCGGGCGCGGTGCTGTCCACGCTCGGCCCCGGGGTCACGGCCAGCGCCACCGGGCTGGCCCACGCGCTACTCGATCGCTCGCCGCTGATCTACATCAGCGATCGCCACCCGGCCGGGGTGCTCGAGTTCGCGTCGCACCAGTACCTGGACCACAGCAGCCACGTCGGTCCCATCACCAAGGGCACGCTCACGGTCAGCGCCGATTCGGCGGCGCACTGGATCGCCCATGCCGTGCAGCTGGCCCTGGCCGAGCCGCGCGGACCGGTGCACCTGGATTTGCCGGCCGACGTCGCCGGGCAGCACGCCGTCCCCCTGGCGACGTCCGTCACGCGCGCGCCGTTGCCGGCGCCCGAGGAGGCGCAGGTGGAGCAGGCGGCCGGCATGATTCGCGCGGCCAAGCGCCCGCTCGTCATCGCCGGGCTCGGCTGCCGCCCGGCCGACGCGAAATG from Candidatus Methylomirabilota bacterium encodes:
- a CDS encoding SUMF1/EgtB/PvdO family nonheme iron enzyme — encoded protein: MEFVEIAAGWFWMGWDAGHPGERPRHRVWVDAFAIARSPVTNREYAAAVDAGQAMPPAWWTDARLRDPEQPVVGVSWLEATRFGEWLSRRDGRHYRLPSEAEWEMAARGGRDDARFPWGDERPPAARFDRPPRPVDTPANPLGLVALSGVCHEWCLDWEDETYYARSPTHNPRGPETGTRRVSRGGAWRHQDPWSPVAHRSSLPPALRYSDYGFRLAREPD
- a CDS encoding pyridoxal phosphate-dependent aminotransferase — its product is MDFAERMSRLGTESAFEVLARAKALERQGKEIIHLEIGEPDFDTPKHIREAAKRALDSGATHYGPAAGLPELREAIVKDVEGTRSIPITADEIVVTPGAKPIMYFVITALINPGDEVVHPNPGFPIYESVINFVGGKPVPIPLREESGFGFDLDVLEKSVSRKTKLIVINSPQNPTGGVLEPDQLGRIAEIAKTYRIPVLSDEIYKAFRYEGEFASITRFPGMKDLVIILDGFSKAYAMTGWRLGYGVMPVALAEHVTRLMVNSNSCTASFTQHAGIAALQGDQTPVTEMVAEFKRRRDVLVAGLNRLPGVSCRLPRGAFYVFPNVKALKRPSAEIAEILLKEAGVAVLGGSAFGQYGEGYLRLSYASAEANLRKALERMEPVFTRLAGG